In Phragmites australis chromosome 16, lpPhrAust1.1, whole genome shotgun sequence, one DNA window encodes the following:
- the LOC133895651 gene encoding chorismate mutase 2, cytosolic-like, which translates to MVAFSIHTPVLCSAALLLLHLYPCAGLSLDTVRDFLTREEDTIVFSLIERARYPLNRPAYDPVYLGAGAGAGRRLNASFAELFVHESEAVQSKAGRYRSLEEIPFFAYRVPFTLAPPYNFTSELYPAAAFVNVNDAIWSAYFNDLLPVLAKNGDDGNYAVTVDSDLSCLQALSRRINYGRFVAEVKFRGDQQSYISLIQSKDRDALMKLLTSEAQEDAVKRRVEKKAMVFGQSITLDGPTETSVNNSSQANFKVDPSIVYKLYDQWVIPLTKQVEVEYLLHRLD; encoded by the exons ATGGTTGCGTTCTCCATTCACACGCCCGTCCTCTGCAGCGCGgctttgctgctgctgcacctgTACCCGTGCGCCGGGCTCAGCCTGGACACTGTGAGGGACTTCCTGACGCGGGAGGAGGACACCATTGTCTTCAGCCTCATCGAGAGGGCCAGATACCCGCTCAACCGGCCGGCCTACGACCCCGTCTacctcggcgccggcgccggcgccggccgccgcctcaACGCCTCTTTCGCTGAGCTCTTCGTCCACGAGTCCGAGGCCGTCCAATCCAAG GCAGGAAGGTACCGGAGCCTAGAAGAGATTCCATTCTTCGCTTACAGAGTTCCTTTCACACTGGCACCTCCATATAACTTCACAAGC GAGCTGTACCCCGCGGCCGCATTCGTTAACGTGAATGACGCCATATGGAGTGCATACTTCAACGATCTGCTCCCTGTGTTGGCCAAGAATGGCGATGACGGCAACTATGCTGTAACTGTTGATTCAGATCTTTCATGCCTGCAG GCGCTCTCGAGAAGGATCAATTATGGCAGGTTTGTGGCAGAAGTGAAGTTCAGAGGCGACCAGCAGAGTTACATCAGTTTAATTCAGTCCAAG GACAGAGATGCTCTGATGAAACTATTGACCTCTGAAGCCCAAGAAGATGCAGTGAAGAGAAGGGTAGAGAAGAAGGCCATGGTGTTTGGGCAAAGTATAACATTAGATGGACCAACTGAAACTAGTGTCAACAACAGCAGTCAGGCCAACTTCAAGGTTGATCCTTCGATTGTTTACAAACTGTATGACCAATGGGTGATTCCGTTAACTAAACAAGTGGAGGTCGAGTACCTTCTCCACCGTCTTGATTga